In one Pseudomonas fitomaticsae genomic region, the following are encoded:
- a CDS encoding TrkH family potassium uptake protein codes for MALPTLRIIGFIIGIFLITLAIAMVVPMATLVIFERTGDLPSFLWASMITFVAGLALVIPGRPEHIHLRPRDMYLLTVSSWLVVCIFAALPFLLTQHISYTDSFFESMSGITATGSTVLNHLDDMSPGILMWRSLLHWIGGIGFIGMAVAILPLLRIGGMRLFQTESSDRSEKVMPRSHMVARLIVAAYVGITILGSLAFWWAGMSPFDAINHAMSAISTGGFSTSDQSLAKWTQPAVHWVAVVVMILGSLPFTLYVATLRGNRRALIKDQQVQGLLGMLLATWLVLGTWYWWTTNLHWLDALRHVALNVTSVVTTTGFALGDYSLWGNFSLMLFFYLGFVGGCSGSTAGGIKIFRFQVAYILLKANLNQLIHPRAVIKQKYNGHRLDEEIVRSILTFSFFFAITICVIALLLSLLGVDWMTALTGAASTVSGVGPGLGETIGPAGNFASLPDAAKWILSFGMLLGRLEIITVFVLCIPAFWRH; via the coding sequence ATGGCGTTGCCGACCTTACGGATCATTGGTTTCATCATCGGCATCTTCCTGATCACCCTGGCCATCGCCATGGTCGTGCCCATGGCCACCCTGGTGATTTTCGAGCGCACCGGCGATCTGCCGTCGTTCCTCTGGGCGAGCATGATCACCTTCGTCGCCGGCCTCGCGCTGGTGATTCCCGGTCGCCCGGAACACATTCACCTGCGCCCCCGGGACATGTACCTGCTGACTGTCAGCAGCTGGCTGGTGGTGTGCATTTTCGCCGCGCTGCCGTTTTTGCTGACTCAGCACATCAGTTACACCGACTCGTTCTTCGAAAGCATGTCCGGCATCACGGCCACCGGCTCGACCGTGCTCAACCATCTGGACGACATGTCCCCCGGCATTCTGATGTGGCGCTCGCTGCTGCACTGGATCGGCGGCATCGGCTTTATCGGCATGGCGGTGGCGATCCTGCCGCTGCTGCGCATCGGTGGCATGCGTCTGTTCCAGACCGAATCCTCCGACCGCTCGGAAAAGGTCATGCCCCGCTCGCACATGGTGGCGCGGCTGATCGTGGCAGCCTACGTCGGCATTACGATTCTCGGCAGCCTGGCGTTCTGGTGGGCCGGGATGAGCCCGTTCGATGCGATCAACCACGCGATGTCGGCGATTTCCACCGGCGGGTTCTCGACCTCCGACCAGTCCCTGGCCAAGTGGACGCAACCGGCGGTGCACTGGGTCGCGGTGGTGGTGATGATTCTTGGCAGCCTGCCGTTCACCCTGTACGTGGCGACGCTGCGCGGCAACCGCCGGGCGCTGATCAAGGATCAACAGGTGCAGGGTTTGCTCGGCATGTTGCTGGCGACCTGGCTGGTGCTCGGCACCTGGTACTGGTGGACCACTAACCTGCATTGGCTGGACGCCCTGCGCCATGTAGCGCTGAACGTGACGTCGGTAGTCACCACCACCGGATTTGCACTGGGAGATTACAGCCTGTGGGGCAACTTCTCGCTGATGCTGTTCTTCTATCTGGGCTTCGTCGGCGGCTGCTCCGGCTCGACGGCGGGCGGGATCAAGATCTTCCGTTTCCAGGTCGCCTACATCCTGCTCAAGGCCAACCTTAACCAGCTGATTCACCCACGCGCGGTAATCAAGCAGAAGTACAACGGTCATCGCCTCGACGAGGAAATTGTCCGTTCGATTCTGACCTTTTCGTTCTTCTTCGCCATCACCATTTGCGTGATCGCCCTGCTGCTGTCGCTATTGGGCGTGGACTGGATGACCGCACTGACCGGCGCCGCCAGCACCGTGTCCGGCGTAGGCCCCGGCCTGGGCGAGACCATCGGCCCGGCCGGCAACTTCGCCAGCCTGCCGGATGCGGCCAAGTGGATTCTGTCGTTCGGCATGCTGCTCGGCCGACTGGAGATCATTACGGTGTTTGTACTGTGTATTCCGGCGTTCTGGCGTCACTGA